From the Roseofilum capinflatum BLCC-M114 genome, one window contains:
- a CDS encoding DUF6888 family protein yields the protein MYRSVDMVRLDERTGNVILLIGEEMIIEIYPNGNWRFVNEV from the coding sequence ATGTACCGTTCTGTGGATATGGTGCGTTTAGATGAGAGAACAGGAAATGTCATTCTCCTTATAGGAGAAGAAATGATAATTGAAATTTACCCAAATGGAAATTGGAGGTTTGTTAATGAAGTCTGA